The genomic window TTGGGCTTGGGTGTTGATATGAACACTGGTACGGGCTGGCCATTTGGCGGTCCGCAGATTAAGCCCGAAAACGCCGCTACAAAACTGATTACCCAACAATATAAACTCAAGGCGGGGGAGAAGTTAACCGAAACCATTAAAGTTAAAGAAGCGAAACAGGATTTCGCGCAGTTACAGGCTTTAACCGCCTATGGATCAAATGGTGAGGTGCTCAATCTGCTTTCTAAAGTTCAGGCTGATGGAACTTTAAATTGGTCGCCTGGTAGTGGGAGTTGGGATATTTATGCTGCTTTTGCAGGTAAAACCAGGCAAATGGTTAAACGTGCAGCACCTGGTGGAGAAGGTTTTACCTTAGATCACCTCGATAAAAATGCAGTTGATGTTTACCTGAAAAGATTTTCGGATGCTTTTGGAGGTAAACCACAAGGTATCCGGTCGTTTTTTAACGATAGTTATGAAGTTTATGGTGCAACATGGACGCCAACTTTCTTTCAGGAATTTAAGAAAAACAGGGGCTACGATCTGTCCACTCATATTAAAGAATTAACCGGTAAAGATTCTACGAATGCAAATATTGCCCGTTTAAAATCTGATTATCGCGAAACCATGAGTGAACTTTTGCTCCATAATTTTACGCAAAACTGGACCAATTGGGCGCATCACCTTAAATCGGTGACCAAAAATCAGTCGCATGGTTCGCCAGGCAATCTGCTCGATCTTTATGGAGCAGTTGATATTCCTGAAACGGAAACCTTTGGTTCAAGTTACTTCCCGATTCCAGGCCTTAGGCGTGAGGCTGGAGATATCCGCAACGTAGATCCCGACTCCGATAATGAGCAAATTTGCATCATCTGCAGCACACACAGGTGGCAAAAAACTGGCGTCTTCCGAAACGTTTACCTGGCTAACCGAGCATTTTAAAACTTCATTTTCGCAATGTAAACCAGAAGCAGAGCAATTGTTCCTGGCAGGAATCAACCATATCTTTTATCATGGAACCACCAATTCGCCAGCAAATGTTTCCTGGCCGGGATGGCTGTTTTATGCCTCGGTAGAAATGAATCCGAACAACAGTTTATGGCCACAGGCACAAGGATTAAACAACTATATAGCGCGTTGCCAGTCCATTCTTCAATCAGGAACTCCTGATAACGAACTTTTAATCTATTGGCCAATATATGATGTATGGAACAAGGCGAAAGGTTTAGATATGGCCTTAAAAGTGCATGATGTTGATGAGTGGTTACATCCAACGGCTTTCTATAAAATATCAAAAGAACTTTCTAAATCGGG from Flavobacterium sp. W4I14 includes these protein-coding regions:
- a CDS encoding hypothetical protein (product_source=Hypo-rule applied; pfam=PF17132), whose translation is MNLVLKKYADAGIGGVEITPIYGAKGFEKRYLQFLSPEWMNILHHTVNKANTLGLGVDMNTGTGWPFGGPQIKPENAATKLITQQYKLKAGEKLTETIKVKEAKQDFAQLQALTAYGSNGEVLNLLSKVQADGTLNWSPGSGSWDIYAAFAGKTRQMVKRAAPGGEGFTLDHLDKNAVDVYLKRFSDAFGGKPQGIRSFFNDSYEVYGATWTPTFFQEFKKNRGYDLSTHIKELTGKDSTNANIARLKSDYRETMSELLLHNFTQNWTNWAHHLKSVTKNQSHGSPGNLLDLYGAVDIPETETFGSSYFPIPGLRREAGDIRNVDPDSDNEQICIICSTHRWQKTGVFRNVYLANRAF